Proteins from a genomic interval of Acanthopagrus latus isolate v.2019 chromosome 7, fAcaLat1.1, whole genome shotgun sequence:
- the rps21 gene encoding 40S ribosomal protein S21 isoform X1, protein MQNDAGEFVDLYVPRKCSASNRIIGAKDHASIQMNIAEVDKVTGRFNGQFKTYAICGAIRRMGESDDSILRLARNDSVVAKNF, encoded by the exons ATGCAGAACGACGCTGGTGAATTTGTGGACCTGTACGTCCCACGTAAATG ctctGCTAGCAACAGAATCATTGGAGCCAAGGACCATGCCTCCATCCAGATGAACATTGCTGAG GTCGACAAGGTGACTGGTCGCTTCAATGGTCAGTTCAAGACCTACGCTATCTGCGGCGCCATCCGCAGAATG GGTGAGTCTGATGACTCCATCCTCAGGCTCGCGAGGAATGACAGCGTTGTTGCAAA GAACTTCTAA
- the rps21 gene encoding 40S ribosomal protein S21 isoform X2 — MQNDAGEFVDLYVPRKCSASNRIIGAKDHASIQMNIAEVDKVTGRFNGQFKTYAICGAIRRMGESDDSILRLARNDSVVAK, encoded by the exons ATGCAGAACGACGCTGGTGAATTTGTGGACCTGTACGTCCCACGTAAATG ctctGCTAGCAACAGAATCATTGGAGCCAAGGACCATGCCTCCATCCAGATGAACATTGCTGAG GTCGACAAGGTGACTGGTCGCTTCAATGGTCAGTTCAAGACCTACGCTATCTGCGGCGCCATCCGCAGAATG GGTGAGTCTGATGACTCCATCCTCAGGCTCGCGAGGAATGACAGCGTTGTTGCAAAGTAA